In one Streptomyces sp. T12 genomic region, the following are encoded:
- a CDS encoding TIGR03084 family metal-binding protein produces the protein MSDPTPVFDDLREESEELDRLVAELSPDRWALATPAPGWSVAHQIAHLAWTDRSALLAVTDVDAFHALVEKALVTPGSFVDEGAEEGAGLPPAELLARWREGRVALDTALRAAPQGVRFPWYGPPMSAASMATARLMETWAHGLDIADALGVVRTPTDRLRHVVWIGVRTRDFAFGVHGLPAPLDDFRVELVSPSGELWAYGPEDAPQRVTGPALDFCLLVTQRAHRSDLALRAEGADADRWFDIAQVFAGPPGKGRAPKGIAQ, from the coding sequence GTGTCCGATCCGACGCCCGTGTTCGACGATCTGCGCGAGGAGAGCGAGGAACTCGACCGGCTCGTGGCCGAGTTGAGCCCCGATCGGTGGGCGCTCGCGACGCCCGCGCCCGGCTGGAGCGTCGCCCACCAGATCGCGCACCTCGCCTGGACGGACCGCTCGGCGCTGCTGGCGGTGACCGACGTGGACGCGTTCCACGCACTGGTGGAGAAGGCGCTGGTCACACCCGGTTCGTTCGTCGACGAGGGTGCCGAGGAGGGGGCCGGTCTCCCGCCCGCCGAGCTACTGGCCCGGTGGCGGGAAGGGCGCGTCGCCCTCGATACGGCCTTGCGTGCGGCACCCCAGGGCGTCCGCTTCCCCTGGTACGGCCCACCCATGTCGGCCGCCTCCATGGCCACGGCCCGACTTATGGAGACCTGGGCCCACGGTCTGGACATCGCCGACGCACTGGGTGTGGTGCGCACACCTACCGACCGGCTGAGGCATGTGGTGTGGATCGGGGTACGGACCCGGGACTTCGCCTTCGGCGTGCACGGACTCCCCGCGCCGCTCGACGACTTCCGCGTCGAACTCGTGTCGCCGTCCGGCGAGTTGTGGGCCTACGGTCCCGAAGACGCCCCCCAGCGCGTGACCGGCCCCGCCCTCGACTTCTGCCTCCTGGTCACCCAGCGGGCCCACCGCTCCGACCTCGCCCTGCGTGCCGAGGGCGCCGACGCCGACCGCTGGTTCGACATCGCCCAGGTCTTCGCGGGCCCGCCCGGCAAGGGCCGCGCGCCGAAGGGGATCGCACAGTGA
- a CDS encoding DMT family transporter, with the protein MSTPDATATATTPAPSRARATPEPMVGAPRRWGSLGPVGLVLAGGISVQFGGALAVSLMPRAGALGVVALRLLVAAVVLLLVCRPRLRGHSRTDWGTVIVFGITMAAMNGLFYQSVARIPLGPAVTLEVLGPLALSVLSSRRAINVLWAGLALAGVFLLGGGGFGSLDPIGVAFALGAGAMWAAYIIFSARTGRRFPQADGLALAMAVGAVLFLPLGIAESGMKLTDPVTLGLGAAVAILSSVLPYTLELLALRRLPAATFAVLMSLEPAVAAAAGFLVLDQALSTTQAAAIALVIAASMGAVRTQVGRGKVGRGKVKRAQG; encoded by the coding sequence GTGAGCACCCCTGACGCCACCGCCACCGCCACCACGCCCGCACCGTCCCGCGCTCGGGCCACCCCCGAGCCGATGGTCGGCGCCCCTCGCCGCTGGGGCTCCCTCGGCCCGGTGGGTCTGGTGCTCGCCGGAGGGATCTCGGTGCAGTTCGGCGGTGCCCTGGCGGTGAGCCTGATGCCGCGGGCCGGTGCGCTCGGGGTGGTGGCCCTGCGGCTGCTGGTGGCGGCGGTCGTCCTGCTGCTGGTCTGCCGGCCTCGCCTGCGCGGCCACTCCCGCACCGACTGGGGCACGGTGATCGTCTTCGGTATCACCATGGCCGCGATGAACGGCCTCTTCTACCAGTCGGTCGCCCGTATCCCGCTGGGCCCCGCGGTCACTCTGGAGGTGCTCGGCCCGCTCGCCCTCTCCGTCCTGTCCTCGCGTCGTGCGATCAACGTCCTTTGGGCCGGACTCGCCCTGGCCGGCGTCTTCCTCCTCGGCGGCGGAGGCTTCGGCAGCCTCGACCCCATAGGTGTCGCCTTTGCCCTGGGGGCCGGCGCCATGTGGGCTGCCTACATAATCTTCAGCGCTCGCACGGGCCGACGCTTCCCACAGGCCGACGGGCTGGCGCTCGCGATGGCGGTGGGCGCCGTACTCTTCCTCCCCTTGGGCATCGCCGAATCGGGCATGAAGCTCACCGACCCCGTGACCCTCGGACTGGGCGCGGCCGTGGCCATCCTCTCCTCGGTCCTCCCCTACACCCTCGAACTCCTCGCCCTGCGCCGCCTGCCCGCAGCGACCTTCGCCGTCCTGATGAGCCTGGAGCCGGCGGTCGCCGCGGCGGCGGGCTTCCTGGTCCTCGACCAGGCCCTCTCCACCACGCAGGCCGCCGCCATCGCCCTGGTCATCGCCGCCAGCATGGGGGCGGTACGGACGCAGGTGGGGCGTGGGAAGGTGGGGCGGGGCAAGGTGAAGAGGGCGCAGGGCTGA
- a CDS encoding peptidoglycan bridge formation glycyltransferase FemA/FemB family protein, giving the protein MPLRIQPITRDEHLAFVSGRSSASHMQVPSWGEVKPDWRAESLGWFDGEQGGGREEHGGGRLVGAGLVLYRPLPKLKRYLAYLPEGPLIDWDAPDLCERWLAPMLAHLKRQGAFSVKMGPPVVARRWSPEAVKAAIADPAARRLREVEATSHEPGALEIAGRLRRAGWQQTEPGGEEAFAAGQPRYVCQVPFAGRSLDDIHGGLNQQWRRNIKKAEKAGVKVVRGGYEDLPAFYELYAETAERDRFIPRPLPYFQRMWTALTAEHPDRMRLYLAHHDGDTLAAATMLTVGDHVWYSYGASTSRRREVQPNNAMQWRMMTDAHELGAAVYDFRGITDTLEESNHLLGLLRFKVGAGGEAVEYLGEWDFPLNRLLHKALDLYMARR; this is encoded by the coding sequence ATGCCCCTCCGCATCCAGCCCATCACCCGCGACGAGCACCTGGCGTTCGTATCGGGCCGGTCTTCCGCCAGCCACATGCAGGTGCCGTCCTGGGGTGAGGTGAAGCCCGACTGGCGGGCGGAGAGCCTCGGGTGGTTCGACGGGGAGCAGGGCGGCGGGCGGGAGGAACACGGCGGCGGGCGGCTGGTCGGGGCGGGGCTTGTGCTGTACCGGCCGCTGCCGAAGCTGAAGCGGTACCTCGCCTATCTGCCCGAGGGCCCGCTGATCGACTGGGACGCGCCGGACCTCTGCGAGCGCTGGCTCGCACCGATGCTCGCCCACCTCAAGCGTCAGGGCGCCTTCTCGGTGAAGATGGGTCCGCCGGTCGTCGCTCGCCGCTGGAGCCCCGAGGCGGTGAAGGCGGCGATCGCCGATCCCGCGGCACGGCGGCTGCGGGAGGTGGAGGCCACGTCGCACGAGCCGGGCGCCCTCGAAATCGCCGGCCGGCTGCGGCGCGCGGGCTGGCAGCAGACGGAACCGGGCGGCGAAGAGGCCTTCGCCGCCGGGCAGCCGCGGTACGTCTGCCAAGTGCCGTTCGCCGGGCGCTCGTTGGACGACATCCACGGCGGCCTCAACCAGCAGTGGCGGCGCAACATCAAGAAGGCCGAGAAGGCGGGCGTGAAGGTCGTGCGGGGCGGCTACGAGGACCTGCCCGCCTTCTACGAGCTCTACGCCGAGACCGCCGAGCGCGACCGTTTCATCCCGCGCCCCCTGCCCTACTTCCAGCGGATGTGGACCGCGCTCACCGCCGAACACCCCGACCGCATGCGGCTCTACCTCGCCCACCACGACGGCGACACCCTCGCCGCCGCCACCATGCTGACCGTCGGCGACCACGTCTGGTACTCCTACGGCGCCTCCACCAGCCGCAGGCGAGAGGTCCAGCCGAACAACGCCATGCAGTGGCGCATGATGACCGACGCCCACGAACTCGGCGCCGCCGTCTACGACTTCCGCGGCATCACCGACACCCTGGAGGAGTCCAACCATCTGCTGGGCCTGCTGCGGTTCAAGGTGGGCGCGGGCGGTGAGGCCGTCGAGTACCTGGGGGAGTGGGACTTCCCGCTCAACCGGCTGCTGCACAAGGCGCTGGACCTGTACATGGCGCGGCGGTAG
- a CDS encoding FAD-binding and (Fe-S)-binding domain-containing protein — protein MTDVQALGAVEAELRRAVRGDVGFDVTSRALVTMDASNYRRVPLGVVAPRDADDVAAVLEVCRERGVPVVARGGGTSIAGQATGTGVVLDFTRHMNRLVSLDPATRTAVVQPGLVLDRLQEAAAPHGLRFGPDPSTHSRCTLGGMIGNNSCGSHSVAWGTTADSVRELDVITARGERLRLGEEWAGAPRGLRELVEGELARLRTGFPELPRRISGYALDALLPEQGADVARSFCGSEGTLGILTEAVVGLVEAPRARALAVLAYADESAAAEAAAGLLPYGPLTVEGMAADLVPSTAALPRGGAWLFVETGGESEGEARARAEAIVRAADVVDTLVVTDPAGQRALWRIREDASGTATRMPDGSEAWPGWEDCAVPPERLGAYLRDFRALLTAHGLRGTPYGHFGDGCIHVRIDFDLLTEAGIGRFRRFSEELAEVVVAHGGSLSGEHGDGQARAELLPAMYGAEMVRLFERAKGVWDPDDLLNPGMLVRPAPLDANLRFAVLPREPVDVAFGYPADGGDFSAAVRRCVGVAKCRTPSVSGSSVMCPSFRATGEEEHSTRGRARLLHEMLAGELVTDGWRSTEVRDALDLCLSCKGCRSDCPVEVDMATYKAEFLHHHYEGRRRPAAHYSMGRLPQWLRLVARTRTASLVNALAAIRPLARVAKGLGEIAPEREIPRVATRTFSRWWEGREKTAQGELVILWPDTFTEHLSPSVGKAAVRVLEAAGLRVGLPPTVHLKSPPTGDGTTVALDPVSLLRGRSRVCCGLTYISTGQLDRARAVLRRTLDLMEPVLETAAPVVVLEPSCAAALRADLPELLHDDPRARRLSDRVLTFAETLERHAPDWTPPRVDRAAVGQTHCHQHAVLGDGADRRLRQAALLSGELSGGCCGLAGNFGFEKGHFEVSVACAEEQLLPSVRGAQEGTMVLADGFSCRTQLEQLAGVRGRHLAEVLAEALEGDGSDR, from the coding sequence ATGACGGATGTCCAGGCCCTTGGGGCTGTTGAGGCGGAGCTGCGGCGGGCCGTCCGGGGTGACGTGGGCTTCGACGTCACGTCCCGGGCGCTGGTCACCATGGACGCGTCCAACTACCGGCGGGTGCCGCTGGGCGTCGTCGCTCCTCGTGACGCCGACGACGTGGCGGCCGTGCTGGAGGTGTGCCGGGAGCGCGGGGTGCCGGTCGTGGCGAGAGGAGGCGGGACGTCGATCGCCGGACAGGCCACGGGCACAGGGGTGGTCCTGGACTTCACCCGGCACATGAACCGGCTGGTGTCCCTGGATCCGGCCACGCGTACGGCGGTCGTCCAGCCCGGCCTCGTCCTCGACCGTCTCCAGGAGGCCGCCGCCCCGCACGGGCTCCGCTTCGGCCCCGACCCCTCCACCCACAGCCGCTGCACGCTCGGCGGGATGATCGGCAACAACTCGTGCGGCTCGCACTCGGTGGCGTGGGGGACGACCGCGGACAGCGTGCGGGAGCTGGACGTGATCACCGCGCGCGGGGAGCGGTTGCGGCTGGGGGAGGAGTGGGCCGGGGCGCCGCGAGGGCTGCGGGAGCTGGTGGAAGGGGAACTGGCTCGCCTCCGTACCGGCTTTCCCGAACTGCCCCGGCGTATCTCCGGATACGCGCTCGACGCCCTGTTGCCCGAGCAGGGCGCCGATGTCGCCCGCTCCTTCTGCGGGAGCGAGGGCACCCTGGGGATCCTCACCGAGGCGGTCGTAGGGCTCGTCGAAGCTCCACGCGCGCGTGCGCTCGCCGTGCTGGCGTACGCCGACGAGAGCGCGGCCGCGGAAGCGGCGGCCGGGCTGCTGCCGTACGGGCCGCTGACCGTGGAGGGCATGGCCGCCGATCTCGTGCCGTCGACCGCCGCGCTGCCCCGGGGCGGGGCCTGGCTGTTCGTGGAGACGGGCGGGGAGTCGGAGGGGGAGGCACGGGCGCGTGCGGAGGCGATCGTGCGGGCCGCCGATGTCGTCGACACGCTGGTCGTGACGGACCCGGCCGGGCAACGGGCCTTGTGGCGCATCCGGGAGGACGCCAGCGGTACGGCGACCCGGATGCCGGACGGCAGCGAGGCGTGGCCCGGCTGGGAGGACTGCGCGGTGCCGCCGGAGCGCCTCGGGGCGTATCTGCGGGACTTCCGCGCGCTGCTGACCGCGCACGGGCTGCGCGGGACGCCGTACGGGCACTTCGGGGACGGCTGCATCCATGTCCGTATCGACTTCGACCTGTTGACGGAGGCGGGCATCGGCCGCTTCCGGCGCTTCTCGGAGGAGCTCGCCGAGGTCGTCGTGGCGCACGGGGGCTCGCTGTCCGGGGAGCACGGGGACGGGCAGGCACGGGCCGAGCTGTTGCCGGCGATGTACGGGGCGGAGATGGTCCGTCTCTTCGAGCGGGCGAAGGGGGTGTGGGACCCGGACGACCTGCTCAACCCGGGCATGCTGGTGCGCCCGGCGCCCCTGGACGCGAACCTCCGGTTCGCGGTCCTGCCCCGCGAGCCGGTGGACGTGGCCTTCGGATACCCGGCCGACGGCGGGGACTTCTCGGCGGCCGTACGGCGGTGCGTCGGGGTCGCGAAGTGCCGTACGCCATCGGTGTCTGGCTCGTCCGTGATGTGCCCGTCCTTCCGGGCCACCGGCGAGGAAGAGCACTCCACGCGCGGGCGTGCCCGGCTGCTGCACGAGATGCTCGCCGGGGAACTGGTGACCGACGGGTGGCGGTCGACCGAGGTGCGGGACGCGCTGGACCTGTGCCTGTCCTGCAAAGGGTGCCGGTCCGACTGCCCGGTCGAGGTCGACATGGCCACGTACAAGGCGGAGTTCCTGCACCACCACTACGAGGGCCGCCGACGCCCGGCCGCGCACTACAGCATGGGCCGGCTGCCGCAGTGGCTGCGCCTGGTGGCACGCACGCGTACGGCGTCGCTGGTCAACGCCCTGGCCGCCATACGGCCGTTGGCGCGGGTGGCGAAAGGGCTCGGCGAGATCGCGCCGGAGCGGGAGATTCCGCGGGTGGCGACGCGGACGTTCAGCCGGTGGTGGGAGGGGCGGGAGAAGACCGCGCAGGGCGAGCTGGTCATCCTGTGGCCGGACACCTTCACCGAGCACCTGTCGCCGTCCGTGGGGAAGGCGGCCGTACGGGTGCTGGAGGCGGCTGGGTTGCGGGTGGGGCTGCCGCCGACGGTTCACCTGAAGAGCCCGCCGACGGGGGACGGCACGACGGTGGCACTGGACCCGGTGTCCCTCCTACGGGGCCGCAGTCGCGTCTGCTGCGGGTTGACGTACATCTCGACCGGGCAGCTCGACCGCGCCCGCGCGGTGCTGCGGCGCACGCTCGACCTGATGGAGCCGGTGCTGGAGACGGCCGCCCCGGTCGTCGTCCTGGAGCCGAGCTGCGCGGCGGCCCTCCGCGCGGACCTGCCGGAACTGCTGCACGACGACCCCCGGGCCCGGCGCCTGTCCGACCGCGTCCTGACCTTCGCGGAGACGCTGGAGCGGCACGCTCCCGACTGGACGCCGCCCCGCGTGGACCGGGCGGCGGTCGGGCAGACGCACTGCCATCAGCACGCGGTCCTCGGTGACGGGGCTGACCGCCGACTGCGTCAAGCCGCTCTGCTCTCCGGCGAACTGAGTGGTGGCTGCTGCGGCCTCGCGGGTAACTTCGGCTTCGAAAAAGGGCACTTCGAGGTGTCGGTGGCCTGCGCGGAGGAGCAGTTGCTGCCTTCGGTGCGGGGCGCGCAGGAGGGGACGATGGTGCTGGCCGACGGTTTCTCCTGCCGGACGCAGCTGGAGCAGCTGGCCGGGGTGCGGGGTCGGCATCTGGCGGAGGTGCTGGCGGAGGCGTTGGAGGGCGACGGAAGTGACCGATGA
- a CDS encoding alpha/beta fold hydrolase has translation MKRVDVDGVELEYEVTGEGEPVLFISPVIADGFLPLLSEPVLADRHRLIRYHKRGWAGSTHTPPPVTVADHARDAAGLLDRLGVRRAHVVGHSSGAAVAAQLALDHPESVHTLSLLELSLLSVPSGKAFLEQAEPAFEAYGNGGHARAIAMFMEAVSGLDRAACEDLFERRVPGAWGQAVEDADTFFGIELPALAQWEFGAGQAASIRHPVLSVLGAETRPLWVEVAAFLRSSLPAVEEATIDGVGHLLQIQRPEPVARAVAGFVDRHRPTPSLSVVGGMLDA, from the coding sequence ATGAAGCGCGTCGACGTCGATGGCGTAGAGCTCGAATACGAGGTGACCGGCGAGGGTGAGCCCGTCCTGTTCATCAGCCCGGTCATCGCCGACGGTTTCCTGCCGCTGCTCTCGGAGCCGGTACTGGCCGACCGCCACCGGCTGATCCGCTACCACAAGCGGGGCTGGGCCGGCAGCACCCACACCCCGCCACCGGTGACTGTCGCGGACCACGCGCGCGACGCCGCGGGGCTCCTCGACCGGCTCGGTGTGCGTCGGGCCCATGTGGTCGGCCACTCCAGCGGGGCCGCGGTCGCCGCGCAGCTCGCCCTGGACCATCCCGAGAGCGTGCACACGCTGAGCCTGCTGGAGCTGTCACTGTTGTCGGTGCCCAGCGGCAAGGCGTTCCTGGAACAGGCGGAACCCGCGTTCGAGGCGTACGGGAACGGCGGCCACGCGCGCGCGATCGCGATGTTCATGGAAGCCGTGAGCGGCCTCGACCGGGCTGCCTGCGAGGACCTGTTCGAACGGCGGGTGCCCGGAGCGTGGGGGCAGGCCGTCGAGGACGCCGACACGTTCTTCGGCATTGAGCTGCCCGCACTGGCCCAGTGGGAGTTCGGTGCCGGGCAGGCGGCGTCCATCCGGCATCCCGTGCTGTCCGTGCTGGGTGCCGAGACCCGGCCGCTCTGGGTGGAGGTCGCCGCGTTCCTGCGCTCCTCGCTTCCCGCGGTGGAGGAGGCCACGATCGACGGCGTCGGTCATCTCCTGCAGATCCAGCGCCCCGAGCCCGTGGCCCGGGCGGTGGCGGGGTTCGTGGACCGGCACCGGCCGACGCCGTCACTGTCAGTGGTCGGGGGCATGCTGGATGCATGA
- a CDS encoding transcriptional regulator, with protein MSDDLSAPTLRSGLDAAAHGDWHTAYDLLTEADAHGLAGPGDLPVLAEVAYAAGHLDVTIEAWERVHAACVRAGDRVAAAGAAVRVAMHLLFDVALMAPVRGWLARAERLLEGPAENPAWAWCAAVRAYERMLSGDLSGARPWARRAIEVGAGCDPAACAIGRIAEARLMILDGEVRDGLALLDDAGVTAVSGDLDALSTGVVYCELVCALQGLAQYEAAEEWTAAMERWCATDAIGSLHGRCQVHRAEILRLRGAYDEAERVALGACVDLRPYLRREMGWPLSELGRIRLRKGDIEGAEQALLAAHRAGWDPQPGLALVRLAQGDVAAASAAVQDALEHPLRVPSKELPPDTGLRRAPLLEARVEIGIAAGDIEGARAAAGELQRVAARFQSKALIAAATLAQGRVRLAEGAVADGKRLYADAARLWSEVGAPHETALARLGLAAALRAEGSAERAALEWEAARAVLDRAAGTPTEPDPAATVTRPAAPHPTLFRREGDYWSVAFEGRTVRVRDVKGMHYLARLLTHPGREFHTLDLVAAESGGAADRPKLSYEAFGDAGEMLDARAKDAYRRRLTEIDDDLAQARALGDAERAAQAERERDFLVRELSRAVGLGGRDRRAASTSERARVGVTRAVRRAMGRIAEHHPELGEHLDRTVRTGTYCAYLPDPRTPTEWRT; from the coding sequence ATGAGCGATGACCTGAGCGCACCGACCCTCCGGAGCGGCCTCGACGCGGCGGCCCACGGCGACTGGCATACGGCCTACGACCTGCTGACGGAGGCGGACGCGCACGGTCTCGCCGGTCCCGGCGATCTGCCGGTGCTCGCCGAGGTGGCCTACGCGGCCGGGCATCTCGACGTCACGATCGAGGCCTGGGAGCGGGTGCACGCGGCCTGTGTGCGGGCCGGTGACCGGGTCGCCGCGGCGGGGGCGGCGGTGCGCGTCGCGATGCACCTGCTGTTCGACGTCGCCCTGATGGCGCCGGTGCGGGGCTGGCTGGCACGGGCGGAACGGCTGCTGGAGGGGCCGGCGGAGAATCCCGCGTGGGCCTGGTGCGCGGCGGTCCGCGCGTACGAACGGATGCTGTCGGGCGACCTCTCCGGCGCCCGCCCGTGGGCCCGGCGCGCGATCGAGGTGGGGGCGGGCTGCGATCCGGCGGCGTGCGCGATCGGCCGGATCGCCGAGGCCCGACTGATGATCCTGGACGGCGAGGTGCGGGACGGTCTGGCGCTGCTCGACGACGCCGGGGTGACGGCGGTCTCCGGAGACCTCGACGCGCTCTCCACGGGCGTCGTCTACTGCGAGCTCGTCTGCGCGCTGCAGGGCCTCGCCCAGTACGAGGCGGCCGAGGAATGGACCGCCGCGATGGAACGCTGGTGCGCGACCGACGCGATCGGGAGCCTCCACGGGCGTTGCCAGGTCCACCGCGCGGAGATCCTCAGATTGCGCGGAGCGTACGACGAGGCGGAGCGGGTGGCGCTCGGCGCGTGCGTGGATCTGCGTCCCTACCTGCGGCGCGAGATGGGCTGGCCGTTGAGCGAGCTCGGCAGGATCCGGCTGCGCAAGGGTGACATCGAGGGCGCGGAGCAGGCACTGCTGGCCGCGCATCGCGCCGGGTGGGATCCGCAGCCCGGTCTGGCCCTGGTGCGCCTGGCCCAGGGCGACGTGGCCGCGGCCTCGGCCGCCGTCCAGGACGCGCTGGAGCATCCGCTGCGGGTGCCGTCGAAGGAGCTGCCACCGGACACGGGCCTGCGGCGGGCGCCGCTGCTGGAGGCGCGGGTCGAGATCGGGATCGCGGCCGGCGACATCGAGGGGGCGCGCGCGGCCGCCGGCGAACTGCAGCGCGTCGCCGCCCGGTTCCAGAGCAAGGCACTGATCGCGGCTGCGACGCTCGCCCAGGGCAGGGTCCGGCTCGCCGAGGGCGCCGTGGCCGACGGCAAACGTCTGTACGCCGATGCCGCGCGCCTGTGGAGCGAGGTCGGGGCACCCCACGAGACGGCGCTCGCCCGGCTCGGTCTCGCCGCAGCGCTGCGTGCGGAGGGGAGTGCGGAGCGGGCGGCCCTGGAGTGGGAAGCGGCCCGCGCAGTCCTCGACCGGGCGGCTGGAACGCCCACCGAACCCGACCCTGCTGCCACGGTCACACGCCCTGCTGCCCCGCACCCCACCCTCTTCCGCCGCGAGGGCGACTACTGGTCCGTCGCGTTCGAGGGCCGCACGGTGCGTGTCCGTGACGTCAAGGGCATGCACTACCTCGCGCGGCTGCTGACCCACCCCGGCCGGGAGTTCCACACCCTGGACCTGGTGGCGGCAGAGAGCGGTGGGGCAGCCGACCGGCCGAAGCTGTCGTACGAGGCGTTCGGCGACGCGGGCGAGATGCTCGACGCGCGAGCCAAAGACGCTTATCGGCGGCGCCTCACCGAGATCGACGACGACCTCGCGCAGGCGCGCGCCCTCGGCGACGCGGAGCGCGCAGCGCAGGCCGAACGGGAACGCGACTTCTTGGTACGGGAGCTGTCTCGCGCGGTGGGGCTCGGGGGCCGTGACCGGCGAGCCGCGTCCACGTCGGAGCGGGCCCGGGTCGGGGTGACCCGCGCGGTCCGCAGGGCGATGGGGCGCATCGCCGAGCACCACCCCGAACTCGGCGAACACCTCGACCGCACTGTCCGAACGGGTACGTACTGCGCCTATCTGCCGGACCCGCGAACCCCAACAGAGTGGAGAACCTGA